The Podarcis raffonei isolate rPodRaf1 chromosome 2, rPodRaf1.pri, whole genome shotgun sequence genome window below encodes:
- the LOC128409559 gene encoding HLA class II histocompatibility antigen, DR alpha chain-like: MEPRGGRGGGGRALCCLWATLLLAPPRGAGALKVEDTLVELDFFQESFPSEKKSGEFLLEFDNEEILHVDWEKKQNVWRLPDFQRFTSFEVQGALANIAVMKNNMEVLMKRSNRTRALNVAPSTTVYPENAVELGDPNVLICFVDRFSPPVLNVTWLKNNEVVSKGVEETDFYPSVDNTFRKFSYLPFVPEQGDIYVCQVEHWGIPEGKMEKIWVSKAPSPIPETMENVLCALGLAFGILGIIAGTILFFKAMRMNDRRGFI, translated from the exons ATGGagcccagaggaggaagaggaggaggaggaagagccctTTGCTGCCTCTGGGCGACCCTCCTCCTCGCCCCGCCAAGGGGGGCCGGAGCCCTGAAAG TGGAGGACACCCTGGTGGAGCTGGACTTCTTCCAGGAGAGCTTCCCTTCGGAGAAGAAGTCCGGGGAGTTCCTGCTGGAGTTTGACAACGAGGAGATCCTGCACGTGGACTGGGAGAAGAAGCAGAACGTCTGGAGGCTGCCGGACTTCCAGCGCTTCACCAGCTTCGAGGTGCAGGGCGCCCTGGCCAACATCGCCGTCATGAAGAACAACATGGAGGTGCTCATGAAGCGAAGCAACCGCACCCGTGCCCTGAATG TTGCTCCTTCGACCACTGTGTACCCGGAAAATGCCGTGGAACTGGGGGACCCCAACGTCCTCATCTGCTTTGTGGACAGGTTCTCCCCCCCAGTGCTGAACGTCACCTGGCTGAAGAACAACGAGGTGGTCTCCAAGGGCGTGGAGGAGACAGACTTCTACCCCAGCGTGGACAACACTTTCCGCAAGTTCTCCTACCTCCCCTTCGTCCCTGAGCAGGGAGACATCTACGTCTGCCAGGTGGAGCACTGGGGCATCCCAGAgggaaagatggagaagatctggg tTTCCAAGGCGCCCTCTCCCATCCCGGAGACGATGGAGAACGTGCTGTGTGCCCTGGGCTTGGCCTTTGGCATCCTGGGCATCATCGCTGGCACCATCCTTTTCTTCAAGGCCATGAGGATGAACGATCGCAGGGGCTTCAT aTAA
- the LOC128409558 gene encoding H-2 class II histocompatibility antigen, E-S beta chain-like, with translation MGGSGAAPLAFGGLLLGMLVVSASEGLGVEAPPEHFLYQSKGECHFSNGTQRIRYLDRYFFDRQELAYFDSDRGKFVAVAELGEPVAKAWNQDKDALRREKAYVDVFCRRNYGILDPFSQARGVQPQVKITPTDNNVESSPHNTLLICTVNRFFPAGIEIKWFRNGKEEPKVWTTDLIRNGDWTFHIEVMLETKPERGDVYTCQVEHASFEGPVTVKWEPQSDSARSKMWTGIVGIVLGLVFGATGLALYLKNKKGRAVPQPAGLAG, from the exons ATGGGGGGCTCCGGCGCTGCGCCTTTGGCCTTTGGGGGGCTCCTGCTGGGGATGCTGGTGGTCTCCGCTTCGGAGGGGCTGGGCGTGGAGGCGCCTCCAG agcaTTTCCTGTACCAGTCGAAGGGCGAGTGCCACTTCTCCAACGGGACGCAGAGGATCCGCTACCTAGATAGATACTTCTTCGACCGGCAGGAGCTCGCCTACTTCGACAGCGACCGAGGGAAGTTCGTGGCTGTGGCTGAACTGGGGGAGCCCGTCGCCAAGGCATGGAACCAGGACAAGGACGCCCTGCGGCGCGAGAAGGCCTACGTGGATGTCTTCTGCCGGCGCAACTACGGGATCTTGGATCCCTTCTCCCAGGCCCGGGGCG TCCAGCCCCAGGTGAAGATCACCCCCACAGACAACAACGTTGAATCTTCACCACACAACACTCTGCTGATTTGCACCGTGAACCGCTTCTTCCCTGCGGGGATCGAGATCAAGTGGTTCAGGAACGGGAAGGAGGAGCCCAAAGTGTGGACCACGGACCTCATCCGGAACGGGGACTGGACCTTCCATATTGAGGTGATGCTGGAGACAAAGCCAGAACGTGGAGACGTCTACACCTGCCAGGTGGAGCACGCCAGCTTCGAAGGCCCCGTCACGGTGAAATGGG aGCCACAGTCGGACTCTGCCAGGAGCAAGATGTGGACGGGGATTGTGGGGATTGTGCTGGGGCTGGTCTTTGGGGCCACTGGACTCGCCCTTTACCTGAAGAACAAGAAAG GGAGAGCTGTTCCCCAGCCTGCAG GACTCGCTGGTTAG